A genomic segment from Pseudobacteriovorax antillogorgiicola encodes:
- a CDS encoding collagenase: MKNKPNRVVLSEATTYSISTKPIPCSDPKELLDLHGDSLVDKVVKGDLKSCIYGLYDASLVGSGHFTDKKLQTIVEAINQYLISFDGTDESGAVEVEKLVSYLRAAHWSESSAGSQRKFTDDYMSELLQLFDGYFKGSHFIKFTGESSRNFMLRYEILVLLNSSQTDRLQFMPRISEALLGYARTVDHSDKGVVPYEERGVTQLLTQYFYSVNFEESKFERLLLKDPAIIFNLRDFVLHEGVWLVGRSREYHWADAVNELGRLLKFHGVIANIVRPALKEVLTSYSFGGQGSLGWLNAQNMVRQYDSQNCADYGDVCDFDLESEILSESFKCSDSVKVRFQPPLDLKNMKQTCTQLEKEKLVFDARFKSPNPVQNDYNNDLEVVVFKSPKDYRLYGALLFNINTDNGGMYLEGDPFDRSNQARFIAYQATWLPDFAIWNLEHEYIHYLDARYNLWGSFSDQPANVVWWTEGLAEYLSKGNQNPEALELASDKTYSLGDLFQTTYSNGDTDRIYHWGYLATRFMFERHRESIEIDLLPTLRSPKYPVSDEICPFNWGWRQKTVAIENNWLWRYDDSERGKGFWVWTCGQSSKDIEPVPHYTPYGEIIRSFTESFDDEFFEWIDILLSKQDQVSH, translated from the coding sequence ATGAAAAATAAGCCTAACCGGGTAGTTCTATCTGAGGCTACCACTTACTCCATATCAACTAAGCCCATACCTTGTTCAGATCCAAAGGAACTACTCGACCTACATGGAGACAGTTTGGTCGATAAAGTAGTAAAGGGTGATCTCAAATCCTGTATCTACGGATTGTATGACGCCAGCTTAGTTGGTTCGGGACATTTCACCGATAAAAAACTTCAAACGATTGTTGAAGCTATCAACCAATATCTCATAAGCTTTGATGGTACCGACGAGTCAGGAGCAGTGGAGGTAGAAAAGCTAGTGTCCTATTTGAGAGCTGCTCATTGGTCCGAATCATCCGCAGGGAGTCAAAGAAAGTTTACAGATGATTACATGTCAGAGTTGCTACAATTATTTGATGGGTACTTTAAAGGAAGCCATTTCATCAAGTTTACTGGTGAATCATCGCGAAACTTCATGCTACGTTATGAGATTTTAGTCCTATTAAATAGTTCCCAGACGGATCGTCTGCAATTCATGCCTAGAATTAGTGAAGCTTTGCTAGGCTATGCTCGAACAGTAGATCATAGTGATAAGGGTGTTGTTCCCTATGAAGAAAGGGGAGTTACTCAGCTACTAACACAGTACTTCTACTCAGTGAACTTTGAGGAGTCGAAATTCGAACGTTTGCTCCTTAAAGACCCAGCAATCATTTTCAATCTTAGAGACTTTGTTCTTCATGAAGGGGTATGGTTGGTTGGTAGGAGCCGAGAGTATCATTGGGCAGACGCGGTAAATGAGCTTGGTCGACTTCTAAAGTTTCATGGCGTTATTGCGAATATCGTTCGACCAGCACTTAAAGAAGTACTTACTAGCTATAGTTTTGGCGGACAAGGGTCTCTAGGTTGGCTCAATGCACAAAATATGGTTCGTCAGTACGATTCACAGAATTGTGCAGACTATGGAGATGTTTGTGACTTTGATCTGGAATCGGAGATTCTTTCTGAGAGCTTTAAATGTAGCGATTCGGTCAAAGTTCGGTTCCAACCGCCCTTAGATCTGAAAAATATGAAGCAAACATGTACGCAATTGGAGAAAGAGAAGCTAGTGTTTGACGCCCGGTTTAAAAGCCCTAACCCTGTACAGAATGACTATAATAATGATCTGGAGGTTGTGGTTTTTAAATCTCCGAAAGATTATCGACTCTACGGCGCTCTCCTCTTTAATATCAATACGGACAACGGCGGGATGTATTTAGAAGGAGATCCTTTTGATAGGAGTAATCAGGCCCGCTTTATCGCCTATCAAGCCACCTGGCTGCCAGACTTTGCAATTTGGAATCTAGAGCATGAGTACATTCACTATTTGGATGCTCGGTATAATCTATGGGGTAGTTTTAGTGATCAGCCTGCGAACGTTGTATGGTGGACCGAAGGCTTGGCAGAGTATCTCTCAAAAGGTAATCAAAACCCTGAGGCCTTGGAACTAGCCTCTGATAAGACGTATTCACTGGGGGACTTATTTCAAACAACGTATTCAAATGGTGATACTGACAGAATCTATCATTGGGGGTACTTGGCAACCAGATTTATGTTCGAGCGTCATAGAGAGAGTATTGAAATAGACCTTCTTCCTACGCTACGCTCGCCAAAATATCCGGTATCAGACGAAATTTGTCCTTTCAATTGGGGTTGGCGTCAAAAGACAGTAGCTATCGAAAATAATTGGTTATGGCGGTACGATGATAGTGAACGTGGCAAGGGATTTTGGGTCTGGACCTGTGGTCAAAGTAGTAAAGATATCGAGCCAGTTCCCCATTATACCCCTTATGGAGAGATTATTCGAAGCTTTACGGAATCCTTTGACGATGAATTTTTTGAGTGGATTGATATTCTCCTTAGTAAGCAAGACCAAGTATCCCACTAG
- a CDS encoding putative Na+/H+ antiporter, which produces MKVFSSPMVSITLMVSSLLLLTPCLMGAAKANSPIPTVDFAHGELVVEAQETNKNFDLKEDRLRVEKKIHDKKKVKNEVHGKAATVVKNTQTRVSQKSNKTQGNDALNEHVNEKNHETEADSHHTKGHHEAFPKPLNSYQDEGMGLFQKLGFRIDADPFNVVALLIFLGAIFHTFMAGSIMSLSHKIEEEHAQRCLESGEHSESILAQFLHFFGEVEAIFGIWVLVLMGAIAGFKDWSTMVHYVSDTVNYIEPMFVVVIMTIAATKPILNFSENIMKRLAQLIGAGSPAAWWGVILTVAPLLGSFITEPAAMTIAALLLVKQFYKLEPSTKFKYATLGLLFVNVSVGGTLSNFAAPPVLMVAQPWDWSTTFMLVNFGWKAAVGIVIANTLFYLYFRRELARLAEKRDQLSQGESQEDLSKVPFWITLVHVLFMVWTVVNAHYPAMFLGGFLFFLGFTQITAQYQSKLELKTAVLVGFFLAGLVNHGGVQGWWISPVLSSLTEIPLMLIATALTAFNDNAAITYLSTLVEGFSPALKYAVVAGAVSGGGLTVIANAPNPAGQSILGKFFPNRAVNPLFLAAGALVPTIIMGLCFMLLESTTPVLYGIFSFLGFGGLIIFINRVRGRMKVKTIASEQQLSA; this is translated from the coding sequence TTGAAAGTTTTTTCATCACCGATGGTGTCCATCACACTGATGGTTTCAAGCCTGCTTCTACTAACTCCCTGCTTAATGGGAGCTGCTAAAGCAAATTCACCAATTCCGACTGTCGATTTTGCTCACGGAGAGCTCGTTGTAGAGGCGCAAGAAACCAACAAAAATTTCGACCTTAAGGAAGACCGTTTGAGGGTCGAAAAGAAAATCCATGACAAGAAAAAAGTAAAAAATGAGGTACATGGTAAGGCTGCTACTGTTGTTAAGAATACGCAGACTCGTGTTTCTCAAAAGAGCAACAAAACCCAAGGCAATGATGCTCTGAATGAGCATGTTAACGAAAAAAATCATGAAACGGAAGCCGATAGCCATCACACTAAGGGTCATCATGAAGCGTTTCCCAAGCCGCTCAATAGTTACCAAGACGAGGGCATGGGCCTATTTCAAAAACTTGGTTTTCGGATTGATGCAGATCCATTTAATGTTGTCGCTCTTCTAATCTTTCTAGGCGCAATATTTCACACATTTATGGCCGGTTCGATTATGAGCCTGTCTCATAAAATTGAAGAAGAACATGCCCAGAGATGCTTAGAAAGTGGTGAGCATAGTGAGTCCATCCTAGCTCAGTTTCTCCATTTTTTTGGCGAAGTAGAAGCTATTTTCGGGATCTGGGTCTTAGTTCTTATGGGGGCCATCGCAGGTTTTAAAGACTGGTCTACGATGGTTCACTATGTAAGCGATACAGTCAACTATATAGAGCCCATGTTTGTGGTTGTAATCATGACGATTGCTGCTACTAAGCCAATTCTGAACTTCTCAGAGAACATCATGAAGCGTCTGGCACAGCTTATCGGTGCGGGAAGCCCGGCAGCTTGGTGGGGAGTCATTCTTACAGTTGCTCCTTTGTTAGGCTCGTTTATTACTGAACCAGCTGCTATGACAATCGCGGCCCTACTTCTTGTAAAGCAATTCTACAAACTAGAACCATCCACGAAGTTTAAGTATGCAACACTCGGCCTTCTATTTGTTAACGTATCTGTTGGTGGAACCCTTAGCAATTTCGCGGCTCCACCGGTTCTTATGGTTGCTCAGCCATGGGATTGGTCAACGACATTCATGCTCGTGAACTTCGGCTGGAAGGCAGCAGTCGGAATCGTTATTGCGAATACTCTCTTCTACCTATACTTCAGGCGAGAGCTAGCTAGGCTGGCTGAAAAACGTGATCAATTGAGCCAAGGCGAATCGCAGGAGGATTTATCGAAGGTTCCCTTTTGGATAACTCTTGTCCATGTCCTTTTTATGGTTTGGACAGTGGTCAACGCTCACTATCCTGCCATGTTTTTGGGAGGTTTTCTCTTCTTTCTTGGTTTCACTCAAATTACGGCTCAATATCAATCGAAACTTGAGCTGAAGACTGCTGTGCTCGTAGGTTTCTTTTTGGCTGGATTGGTGAATCATGGAGGCGTCCAAGGCTGGTGGATATCGCCAGTTCTCTCAAGCCTAACAGAAATTCCGTTGATGTTGATCGCGACAGCCTTAACTGCATTTAATGATAACGCTGCCATTACGTATCTCTCGACTTTGGTTGAAGGCTTTTCACCAGCGCTTAAATATGCTGTTGTTGCGGGTGCCGTTAGTGGTGGTGGTTTGACTGTGATTGCCAATGCTCCGAACCCAGCGGGGCAGTCTATTCTAGGTAAGTTCTTTCCAAATAGGGCTGTAAATCCGCTGTTCTTGGCGGCGGGTGCATTGGTCCCTACCATTATAATGGGTCTCTGCTTCATGCTCCTTGAGAGCACAACTCCTGTACTTTATGGAATTTTCAGCTTCCTAGGATTTGGTGGTCTAATTATCTTCATCAATCGAGTGCGAGGCCGCATGAAAGTGAAAACAATCGCATCAGAGCAACAATTATCAGCCTAA
- a CDS encoding LysR family transcriptional regulator codes for MNAITLDQIKCFSVLSEEGSFTQSARRLYRAKSAVRYAIGQLEEQLGFALLDRSAYRPQLTAQGRQFLKACGPLLEQHQRFLNACQQISTQIETRLAISVSGIYGLTHVYPHIRDLMSRFPQTEIILEREILSGERMLKEGQVELAIFEHLQDDKSLESKKIDEVRLQLVIARQHPFLALPKADQTVDQLLGYPQIVQRSTLPQDDVSKGVHRGALIWRVTDTPSKLEIISNGLGWGRLPEHDIKPLLDAGELIHLSHLQQDDSVDIFLCRRREGSVGKVADHFWNAFSERSIR; via the coding sequence ATGAATGCCATTACACTCGACCAAATCAAATGTTTTTCAGTACTTAGTGAGGAAGGAAGCTTCACTCAGTCTGCTCGTCGACTGTACCGAGCGAAGTCAGCAGTTCGCTATGCCATTGGGCAGTTGGAGGAGCAATTGGGCTTTGCGTTACTCGATCGAAGTGCATATCGCCCACAGCTTACTGCCCAGGGTCGCCAGTTTCTGAAAGCATGTGGACCCTTGCTTGAACAGCATCAACGGTTCCTGAATGCTTGCCAGCAAATCTCAACACAAATCGAGACTCGCCTTGCTATAAGTGTTTCGGGGATCTATGGCCTGACTCATGTTTATCCTCATATCCGAGATCTCATGAGTCGCTTTCCTCAAACAGAGATCATTCTTGAGCGAGAAATACTGAGTGGAGAGCGGATGCTCAAGGAGGGACAAGTGGAGTTAGCTATCTTCGAGCATCTTCAAGATGATAAAAGCTTGGAATCGAAAAAGATAGATGAAGTAAGGCTCCAGCTTGTTATTGCAAGGCAACATCCATTCCTTGCCTTACCGAAGGCCGATCAAACGGTAGACCAGCTACTAGGCTACCCTCAGATAGTGCAGCGCAGCACATTACCCCAGGATGATGTTTCAAAGGGTGTTCATCGTGGAGCATTGATCTGGCGAGTGACCGATACTCCTTCAAAACTGGAGATTATCAGCAATGGACTAGGTTGGGGACGGTTGCCTGAACATGATATCAAGCCCCTGCTTGACGCAGGGGAATTGATTCACCTTTCCCATTTGCAACAAGACGACTCAGTAGACATATTTCTCTGTCGACGCCGCGAAGGCTCTGTAGGGAAAGTGGCAGATCATTTTTGGAACGCGTTTTCTGAAAGATCGATAAGGTAA